Proteins from a genomic interval of Medicago truncatula cultivar Jemalong A17 chromosome 3, MtrunA17r5.0-ANR, whole genome shotgun sequence:
- the LOC25488904 gene encoding serine carboxypeptidase-like 18 isoform X3: protein MGNFHSSLKPGPLTMEDDYSGILPKLKLNPYGWTHMLNMMYIDIPVGTGFSYSETQEGYYSSDTLWVDHTYSFLQKWILDHPKFSSNPFYIGGGSYSGFTTGPLVQKVYDGNIARHKPHINIKGYVLASPAVDLYQHVNDQVLYAYHMNLIPKELYESLEENCKGDYVNIDPNNTKCVSDYEAYSELVRYINEQQILEPLCITTPALNQIIRQPVQDDQEFSCRSYYHLLVDIWANDENVRKALRVREGTKGEFLRCNKTLAYTQTLTDVVEYYRNLTNANILALIYGSDLDMSIPQLGTQVWIKSFNMSTHDKWRAWFVEGQVAGFTEIYKMKEDHYLTYVALKGAGHVAQTFKPKEVYNMIKRWFSFSLI from the exons GGCCTTTAACAATGGAAGACGATTACAGCGGAATCCTTCCAAAGCTTAAACTGAATCCATATGGTTGGACAcatatgttgaatatgatgtacATAGATATACCAGTAGGGACTGGATTTTCTTACTCAGAAACACAAGAAGGTTACTATAGCAGTGACACACTGTGGGTGGATCATACATATTCTTTTCTACAAAAG TGGATTCTTGATCATCCAAAGTTTAGCTCAAATCCATTTTACATAGGTGGTGGCTCGTATTCAGGATTTACCACCGGTCCTCTTGTTCAAAAAGTATACGATG GAAACATAGCAAGACATAAGCCACACATAAACATCAAA GGTTATGTGCTTGCAAGCCCTGCCGTTGACCTGTATCAGCATGTAAACGATCAAGTTTTATATGCATACCATATGAATCTTATACCAAAAGAACTCTACGAG TCATTGGAGGAAAATTGTAAGGGTGATTATGTAAACATTGATCCAAATAACACAAAGTGTGTGTCAGATTATGAAGCTTATTCCGAG CTAGTTCGATATATAAACGAACAACAAATTTTAGAACCTCTCTGCATCACTACACCTGCTTTAAACCAGATAATTCGACAACCTGTTCAAGACGATCAAGAATTTTCGTGTAGA AGTTATTATCATCTTCTGGTCGACATATGGGCAAACGATGAAAATGTGCGCAAGGCTCTTCGTGTCAGAGAG GGAACAAAAGGGGAGTTTTTGAGATGCAACAAGACTTTGGCATACACACAAACACTAACCGACGTTGTAGAATATTATCGCAATCTCACCAACGCCAACATCCTAGCTCTCATTTATGG TTCTGATCTTGACATGTCTATACCACAACTGGGGACACAAGTTTGGATCAAGTCATTCAACATGAGCACACATGATAAATGGCGTGCATGGTTTGTTGAAGGTCAAGTAGCCgg ATTCACAGAAATCTACAAGATGAAAGAAGACCACTACTTAACATATGTGGCCTTGAAG GGTGCTGGACATGTGGCCCAAACATTTAAGCCTAAGGAAGTTTATAATATGATCAAGAGGtggttt